A DNA window from Nycticebus coucang isolate mNycCou1 chromosome 1, mNycCou1.pri, whole genome shotgun sequence contains the following coding sequences:
- the LOC128582310 gene encoding LOW QUALITY PROTEIN: phosphatidylinositol 5-phosphate 4-kinase type-2 gamma-like (The sequence of the model RefSeq protein was modified relative to this genomic sequence to represent the inferred CDS: inserted 1 base in 1 codon) — protein MASSSVPPATVPAATAGPGPGFSFASKTKKKNFVQQKLKVFRAADPLVGVFLWGVAHSINELSQVPPPVMLPPDDFKASSKIKVNNYLFHRENLPSHFNFKEYRPQVFRNLRDRFGIDDQDYLVSLTRSPHNESEDSDGRFLISYDPTLVIKEVSSEDIADMHSNLSNYHQYIVKCHGNTLLPQFLGMYRVSVDNEDSYMLVMRSMFSHRLPVHRKYDIKGSLVSREASDKEKVKELPTLKDMDFLNKNQKVYIGEEEKKVFLEKLKRDVEFLVQLKIMDYSLLLGIHDIVRGSEPEEEGSIREDESEGDGDCGLTGPPALVGSYDISPESIGGYMHSHRPLGPGEFESFIDVXAIRSAERAPQKEAYFMGFIDILTQYDAKKKAAHAAKTVKHGAGAEISTVHPEQYAKRFLDFITNIFA, from the exons ATGGCGTCCTCCTCCGTCCCACCGGCCACCGTACCGGCGGCGACAGCGGGCCCTGGCCCGGGTTTCAGCTTCGCTTCCAAAACCAAGAAGAAGAATTTCGTGCAGCAGAAGTTGAAGGTGTTCCGGGCGGCCGACCCGCTGGTGGGCGTGTTCCTGTGGGGCGTAGCCCACTCGATCAATGAGCTCAGCCAGGTACCTCCCCCAGTGATGCTGCCGCCAGACGACTTTAAGGCCAGCTCCAAGATCAAGGTCAACAATTACCTTTTCCACAGGGAAAATCTGCCCAGTCATTTCAACTTCAAAGAGTATCGTCCTCAGGTCTTCAGGAACCTCCGTGATCGATTTGGCATTGATGACCAGGATTACTTGGTGTCCCTCACCCGAAGCCCCCACAATGAAAGTGAAGACAGTGACGGTCGTTTCCTTATCTCCTATGATCCGACTCTGGTCATCAAAGAAGTATCCAGTGAGGACATTGCTGACATGCATAGCAACCTCTCCAACTACCACCAGTACATTGTgaagtgccatggcaacacactTTTGCCCCAGTTCCTGGGGATGTACCGAGTCAGTGTGGACAATGAAGACAGCTACATGCTTGTGATGCGCAGTATGTTTAGCCACCGTCTTCCTGTGCACAGGAAGTATGACATCAAGGGTTCCTTAGTGTCCCGGGAAGCCAGTGATAAGGAAAAGGTTAAAGAATTGCCCACCCTTAAGGATATGGACTTTCTCAACAAGAACCAGAAAGTTTACATTGgtgaagaggagaagaaagtgtTTCTAGAGAAGCTAAAGAGAGATGTGGAGTTTCTAGTGCAGCTAAAGATCATGGACTACAGCCTTCTGCTGGGCATCCACGACATCGTTCGGGGCTCTGAACCAGAGGAGGAGGGGTCCATTCGGGAGGATGAGTCAGAGGGGGATGGGGACTGTGGCCTGACTGGACCTCCTGCTCTGGTGGGCTCCTACGACATCTCCCCGGAGAGTATCGGAGGCTACATGCATTCCCATCGGCCCCTGGGCCCTGGAGAGTTTGAGTCCTTCATTGATG TAGCCATCCGGAGTGCTGAGAGAGCCCCCCAGAAGGAAGCGTATTTCATGGGCTTCATTGACATCCTGACACAGTATGATGCCAAGAAGAAAGCAGCTCATGCAGCCAAAACTGTCAAGCAtggggctggggcagagatctCTACTGTCCATCCTGAGCAGTATGCTAAGCGGTTCCTGGATTTTATTACCAACATCTTTGCTTAA